CGCAGTGCCCCGTGGCGATGCAGGGCACGTCGATGCCCAACCTCGCCGCGTTGGGGGGGGAGGCGGCGTCCCGGGCCCGTCGCAGGGCGGACTCCAGGTTCGGGCAGATCTTGTCCACCGAGGCCACCACCACCAGTTTGCCGGGGGAGAAGGAGATCCCCGCCACCCGGTTTCCCGTGCCGTCGATGTTCACCAGCATCCCGTCCCGGGTCAGGGCGTTGGTGCCGGTGAGGAAGACCTCCGCGCTCAGTTCTTCCTGGAGCCTTGCCCTTCGCTCCTCCGGGGAAAGGTTCGGAGTCCAGTGGTGGGTCACCTTGCAGCCCCGTTCCTCCAGGAGCCGCGGGAGGTCCAGCTCCCGGATGGTGACGGTTCCGGGGATGCCCACGGTGGACCCCGGGGGGATCAGGTCCAGGACGACCCTGCGGGCCTCGTCGTGGCCGGGGGCCACCCAGGCGGTGTAGCCCTTGGCCTGGAGGTGTTTGCGGGTCGTCTCGGCCAACGTCAGGCGCGAGGCGGTGCGGGGTGCCTCGAAGGGGTTCATGTCGTCTCCTTTCCCCTTGGGAAGGGGGTTCTCGAACTCGCCCGCATTATACCTTCGCCGGGCCGTCCAGGACGACGGTCTCGTGCATTCGGGACCCCAGGCCCAGTCGCTCGGCGTGAGCCAGGCAGGGTCGCCAGTCCACCTCCGGGTGCACCAGGTGGAAAGGATCCATCCCCCGTCCCTCTCCGGGAAGGGATCCCACGGCGGAGTCCGCCAGACAGGGGGCCTGGGCGATGCGCTCCATGCAGGCCTGGTCCAGGGCCACGGGGTCCCGGGAGGCCATCATCCCCAGGTTCGGGGTCACCGGGGCGTCGTTGAAGGGCCAGCAGTCGCAGTTGGGGGAGATGTCCAGGAGGAAGGCCGCATGCAGGTGCGGTTTGCCGGAGACCGCAGCTACGGCGTACTCGGCGATGCGTTCTCCCAGGGCGGCGCCGCTGTGTTCCCACACCACCTGGGCGGCGCCGAAGGCGCAGGAGACGATGCACTGCCCGCACCCCACGCACCGCTCCTCGTCGATCCGGGCGATCCGATCGGGCCCCAGGGTCACCGCCCCGTGAGCGCAGTGGGCCACGCAGGCCCCGCACCCCACGCAGTGCTTGTCCCGGATGACGGGTTTGGAGTCGGAGTGCATGAAGAGCTTCCCCTCCCGGGAGCCGCATCCCATGCCCAGGTTCTTCAGGGCTCCGCCGAAGCCCGTCTGTTCGTGTCCCTTCACGTGGCTCAGGGAGATCAGCACGTCCGCCTCCGCCACGGCGGAGGCGATCCGGGCGCTCCGGCAGTGGACCCCG
The sequence above is drawn from the Aminomonas paucivorans DSM 12260 genome and encodes:
- a CDS encoding lactate utilization protein codes for the protein MNPFEAPRTASRLTLAETTRKHLQAKGYTAWVAPGHDEARRVVLDLIPPGSTVGIPGTVTIRELDLPRLLEERGCKVTHHWTPNLSPEERRARLQEELSAEVFLTGTNALTRDGMLVNIDGTGNRVAGISFSPGKLVVVASVDKICPNLESALRRARDAASPPNAARLGIDVPCIATGHCVDCNSPHRICRVVSILERAPLGREAHVVLVDSPLGY
- a CDS encoding DUF362 domain-containing protein is translated as MSRVFFTNLRTRPNQGLLQKLEALVLAAGLDDLPLKGSLVALKVHFGEPGNLAFLRPNYVAAVARLVKERGGLPFATDANTLYRGRRSQAADHLAAAAENGFSLLPLGCPVVIADGLRGQDYREIPVPGGVHCRSARIASAVAEADVLISLSHVKGHEQTGFGGALKNLGMGCGSREGKLFMHSDSKPVIRDKHCVGCGACVAHCAHGAVTLGPDRIARIDEERCVGCGQCIVSCAFGAAQVVWEHSGAALGERIAEYAVAAVSGKPHLHAAFLLDISPNCDCWPFNDAPVTPNLGMMASRDPVALDQACMERIAQAPCLADSAVGSLPGEGRGMDPFHLVHPEVDWRPCLAHAERLGLGSRMHETVVLDGPAKV